A genome region from Methylohalobius crimeensis 10Ki includes the following:
- a CDS encoding efflux RND transporter permease subunit, whose protein sequence is MIEKIIDASLKNRFLVLIAAVLLLAGGTWAVRTIPLDAIPDLSDVQVIVFTKYPGQAPQVVEDQVTYPLTTAMLAVPKAKVVRGYSFFGFSFVYIIFEDDTDLYWARSRVLEYLNYVAGRLPEGVTPTLGPDATGVGWVYEYALVDRSGKHDLAQLRSLQDWYLRYPLQTVSGVSEVASIGGYVKQYQVEVDPTALLAYNLPLAKVKRAIQRSNNDVGGRLIEMAETEYMVRGLGYIQSLDDLKAVPVGVDAHGTPILLRDVANIHLGPELRRGLAELNGEGEVAGGVVVMRFGENALATIQRVREKLEELKQGLPEGVEIVPVYDRGDLIERAVATLQTALAQQLLIVSLIIGLFLLHVRSTLVAVISLPLGVLGALLLMKWQGLSANIMSLGGIVVAIGDMVDGAIVMVENAHKHLARAEKSKGSKLTPSEHWQVIGEAAREVGPALFFSLLVIMVAFLPILALQAQEGRLFSPLAFTKSYAMLVAAVLTVTLVPVLLGYFVRGKILPENRNPTIRLLHALHAPILKIAMRHRWMSLGVMALILASTWYPFSQLGSEFMPPLDEGDILYMPTTFPGVSITKAKEILQQTDKILKTFPEVHHVFGKVGRAETATDPAPLSMIETTVRLKPKSKWPNPDKTTQELMQEMDQAIRFPGIANAWTMPIKTRIDMLSTGIKTPVGIKVSGPDLSELQRLSKAIERTMKDLPETVSAFGDRAVGGYYVDFAIDRHQAARYGLTVGDVQDVIQSAIGGMNITWTVEGLERYPVNLRYPRAYRDNLQMLERVLIHTPTDAQIPLSQVSELKLRRGPPVIKTEDARPNAWIYVDINTSDIGGFVARAKQVLAQQVKIPPGYTLSWSGQFEYMARAAKRLQLVIPITLGLIFLLLYFTFRNFTEPLLVMLTVPFGLIGGIWLGWLYGFNLSVAVVAGFIALAGTAAETGAVLLKYIDVEVDERRKAKNAPLTVREIRTAVEEATALRVRPVVMTAITTILGLVPIFLSSGTGSDLARPIAVPVLGGMTTVMITTLLIFPVMYSLVIQWQEPTPKTAP, encoded by the coding sequence ATGATTGAAAAAATCATCGACGCCTCCCTCAAGAACCGCTTTCTGGTCCTCATCGCCGCCGTATTGCTGCTGGCGGGGGGAACGTGGGCGGTGCGCACCATTCCGCTGGACGCCATTCCCGATCTTTCCGACGTTCAGGTGATCGTGTTCACCAAATATCCGGGCCAGGCCCCCCAGGTGGTGGAGGATCAGGTCACCTATCCCCTGACCACGGCAATGCTGGCGGTGCCCAAAGCGAAGGTGGTGCGCGGCTATTCCTTCTTCGGATTTTCCTTCGTCTACATCATCTTCGAGGACGACACCGACCTGTATTGGGCCCGCAGCCGGGTGCTGGAGTATCTCAACTACGTGGCCGGTCGGTTGCCGGAAGGGGTCACTCCCACCCTCGGCCCGGACGCCACCGGCGTGGGCTGGGTCTACGAGTATGCCCTGGTGGACCGATCCGGCAAGCATGACCTGGCCCAACTACGCTCACTCCAGGATTGGTATTTGCGTTATCCTCTCCAGACGGTGTCCGGCGTATCGGAAGTGGCCTCGATCGGCGGTTACGTCAAACAGTATCAGGTGGAGGTCGATCCCACCGCGCTATTGGCCTACAACCTCCCTTTGGCCAAGGTCAAGCGGGCGATCCAGCGCTCCAACAACGACGTGGGCGGGCGCCTCATCGAGATGGCTGAAACCGAGTACATGGTGCGCGGGCTGGGTTATATCCAATCCCTGGATGATCTGAAAGCGGTCCCAGTGGGGGTGGATGCCCACGGCACGCCGATCCTCCTCCGGGACGTGGCCAACATCCATCTGGGTCCCGAGCTGCGCCGCGGCCTGGCGGAATTGAACGGGGAAGGCGAGGTAGCCGGCGGTGTCGTGGTGATGCGTTTCGGTGAGAACGCGCTCGCCACCATCCAAAGGGTGCGCGAAAAGCTGGAAGAACTCAAACAAGGGCTGCCGGAAGGGGTGGAGATCGTACCGGTCTACGACCGCGGCGACCTGATCGAACGCGCGGTAGCCACCCTCCAGACAGCTTTGGCGCAGCAGCTTCTGATCGTCAGCCTGATCATCGGCCTATTTCTTCTTCATGTCCGCTCCACATTGGTGGCGGTCATCAGCCTGCCCCTGGGGGTGCTGGGCGCCTTACTCCTCATGAAGTGGCAAGGGCTCAGCGCCAACATCATGTCCCTGGGAGGCATCGTGGTGGCCATCGGCGACATGGTGGACGGAGCGATCGTCATGGTGGAGAACGCCCATAAACACCTGGCCCGGGCGGAAAAAAGCAAGGGGTCAAAACTGACCCCCTCGGAACACTGGCAAGTCATCGGCGAGGCGGCGCGGGAAGTAGGGCCGGCGCTGTTCTTTTCGCTCCTGGTGATCATGGTGGCGTTTCTGCCCATCCTTGCCCTTCAGGCCCAGGAAGGGCGGCTGTTTTCCCCGCTCGCCTTCACCAAGTCCTACGCCATGTTGGTGGCGGCGGTGCTGACCGTCACCCTGGTACCGGTGCTGCTCGGCTATTTCGTCCGGGGAAAAATCCTTCCGGAAAACAGAAACCCGACTATCCGCCTATTGCACGCTCTGCACGCTCCGATTTTGAAGATTGCCATGCGCCATCGTTGGATGAGCTTGGGAGTCATGGCGCTGATTCTGGCTTCGACCTGGTATCCTTTTTCCCAACTGGGCAGCGAATTCATGCCGCCCTTGGACGAGGGGGATATCCTCTACATGCCCACCACTTTTCCCGGCGTCTCCATCACCAAAGCCAAGGAAATCCTGCAGCAGACCGACAAGATCCTGAAAACCTTTCCCGAGGTCCATCATGTATTCGGCAAGGTGGGGCGCGCCGAAACCGCCACCGATCCCGCGCCCTTGTCAATGATCGAGACCACCGTGCGCCTCAAGCCTAAGTCGAAATGGCCCAATCCCGACAAAACCACCCAAGAGCTCATGCAGGAAATGGACCAAGCAATCCGTTTCCCGGGCATCGCCAATGCCTGGACCATGCCCATCAAGACCCGCATCGACATGCTCTCCACCGGAATCAAGACCCCGGTGGGGATTAAGGTTTCGGGGCCCGATTTGAGCGAGCTGCAACGGCTCTCCAAAGCCATCGAGCGCACCATGAAAGACCTGCCCGAAACCGTCTCCGCCTTCGGTGACCGGGCGGTGGGCGGCTATTACGTCGATTTCGCCATCGACCGCCACCAGGCGGCCCGTTACGGTCTCACCGTCGGCGACGTGCAGGACGTGATCCAGAGCGCCATCGGCGGCATGAATATCACCTGGACCGTAGAGGGACTGGAACGTTATCCGGTCAACTTGCGCTACCCGCGCGCCTACCGCGACAATCTGCAGATGCTCGAGCGGGTGTTGATCCATACCCCCACCGACGCCCAGATCCCGCTGTCCCAGGTGTCGGAGCTGAAACTGCGGCGCGGACCGCCGGTGATCAAGACCGAGGATGCCCGTCCCAACGCTTGGATCTACGTGGATATCAACACCTCGGACATCGGCGGTTTCGTCGCCCGGGCCAAGCAAGTGTTGGCGCAGCAGGTGAAGATTCCACCGGGATACACCCTCAGCTGGTCGGGCCAGTTCGAATACATGGCGCGAGCGGCCAAGCGCCTACAACTGGTTATTCCGATTACCCTGGGTCTGATTTTCCTGTTGTTGTATTTCACTTTCCGCAACTTCACCGAACCTTTGTTGGTCATGCTGACCGTCCCCTTCGGTTTGATCGGCGGCATTTGGCTGGGCTGGCTTTACGGCTTCAATCTCTCGGTAGCGGTGGTGGCCGGTTTCATCGCCCTGGCCGGCACCGCCGCGGAAACCGGCGCCGTATTGCTCAAATACATCGATGTGGAAGTGGACGAGCGGCGCAAAGCGAAAAACGCGCCCTTGACCGTCCGGGAAATCCGCACCGCCGTGGAAGAGGCCACCGCGCTTCGGGTACGTCCGGTGGTGATGACTGCTATCACCACCATTCTAGGGCTGGTGCCCATCTTCTTGAGTAGCGGCACCGGCTCCGACCTGGCCCGCCCCATCGCCGTGCCTGTCCTCGGCGGAATGACCACGGTGATGATCACCACCCTGCTGATCTTTCCGGTAATGTACAGCCTGGTGATCCAATGGCAAGAACCCACGCCAAAAACCGCTCCTTGA
- a CDS encoding efflux RND transporter periplasmic adaptor subunit, with product MPIKWILIALLALGLGLGGGYWLAVRHGEQPTTTVSEKSAECAPKFYRHPMNPDITSKTPAKDEMGMDYVPVYPPGCGETPASSGPPGTVVIDPTVVQNIGVRTAEVTRRDFAHPIRTVGRVTYNEDLLARLHPKTEGWIEKVYASETGEFVRNGTRLLSLYSPQLVASEQEYLLALKSLKVLEDSPFKDIRRGAREMVKTSRERLELLDVPRHQIRQLEQTGEIMKSLHIHTPLSGYVVHVGVREGQYVTPKTELYHVADLSKVWVYADIYEYELPWVKVGDPAEIRLTAVPGRVFRGKVVYIYPYADPQTRTVKVRLKFPNPDLLLKPDLFANATIHTRPKPDVLSIPSEAVLRTGTKNHVFVVAGPGRFEPREVTVGVPSNGRVEVLEGLAEGEKVVVSSQFLIDSESELNEAMRKLTKPKGDGHD from the coding sequence ATGCCGATTAAATGGATCCTGATTGCCCTGCTCGCTTTGGGGCTTGGCCTGGGAGGCGGTTATTGGCTGGCGGTCAGGCATGGAGAACAACCGACCACGACGGTTTCCGAGAAAAGCGCCGAGTGCGCACCGAAGTTCTATCGCCATCCCATGAACCCCGACATTACCTCCAAAACGCCGGCCAAGGACGAGATGGGCATGGATTACGTACCGGTCTATCCGCCCGGTTGTGGAGAGACACCGGCTTCATCCGGCCCGCCGGGAACGGTGGTGATCGATCCTACGGTGGTGCAAAACATCGGGGTCCGCACCGCCGAAGTAACTCGGCGCGACTTTGCCCATCCCATCCGAACGGTGGGCCGAGTCACCTACAACGAGGATCTTCTGGCCCGCCTCCACCCCAAAACCGAGGGCTGGATCGAGAAAGTCTACGCCAGCGAAACCGGGGAATTCGTCCGCAATGGCACCCGGCTTCTCAGTCTTTATTCCCCGCAATTGGTGGCCAGCGAACAGGAATATCTGTTGGCGCTCAAGAGCTTGAAAGTGCTGGAGGACAGCCCCTTCAAGGATATCCGCCGGGGAGCGCGGGAAATGGTGAAAACCTCGCGCGAGCGCCTGGAGCTATTGGATGTGCCCCGGCATCAAATTCGCCAACTGGAACAGACCGGCGAGATCATGAAGAGCCTTCACATCCATACCCCCTTAAGCGGTTACGTGGTTCACGTGGGGGTGCGCGAAGGCCAATACGTCACCCCCAAGACGGAGCTCTATCACGTGGCGGATCTGAGCAAGGTGTGGGTCTATGCCGACATCTACGAATACGAACTGCCCTGGGTCAAGGTCGGCGATCCGGCGGAAATCCGCCTGACCGCGGTGCCCGGCCGGGTATTCCGGGGCAAGGTGGTTTATATCTACCCCTATGCCGATCCTCAAACCCGCACGGTCAAGGTGCGGCTGAAGTTTCCCAATCCCGATCTGCTCCTCAAGCCGGATTTGTTCGCCAACGCAACCATCCATACCCGGCCCAAGCCGGACGTCCTGTCCATTCCTTCGGAAGCGGTGCTTCGCACCGGGACCAAAAACCACGTATTCGTGGTCGCCGGACCGGGCCGCTTCGAGCCCCGGGAAGTGACCGTGGGCGTGCCCTCCAACGGCCGGGTAGAGGTACTGGAAGGTTTGGCCGAGGGGGAGAAAGTGGTCGTCTCCAGTCAATTCTTGATCGATTCCGAGTCCGAATTGAACGAGGCCATGCGCAAACTCACCAAGCCTAAAGGAGACGGCCATGATTGA
- a CDS encoding TolC family protein: MFLKWFLLIGLALLAGGTAVAVEERRAEPLTVAAALARAERANPSLAAIRARYQALKAVPSQVGSLPDPEVSFNALNLPVDTFDIPQEPMTQLQFGISQAIPFPGKLRLREEAAEWEARAAGDAVEERRLRLLRDVEKLWWRVFYLDRALEIITANQDLLRQFVEIAQTKYKVGQGLQQDVLLAQLELSRLLDRQLQLKGLRTQETARLNALLDRPADAAVQLPDKVEPHLDQAPSEKVLFTLAEQSRPLLARFQNQIEAARSRVELAEKELLPDFKVGAFHGFRSGQNPDGTSRPDFLSLKLSMSVPLYFSRKQAKAVDQRQSELIREQFQWQDVWNQVRAEISAALADYRRAREQVILFDQGIIPQARQTVASMLAGYQVGKVDFLNLVSAEITLYNYQIQYWKTLADARQARATLWAAVGGIAPHPTLPPAGGGPGRGEKNGEKHHAD, encoded by the coding sequence ATGTTTCTCAAATGGTTTTTATTGATCGGCCTGGCGCTGCTGGCTGGAGGTACCGCGGTCGCCGTCGAGGAGCGCCGGGCCGAGCCGCTCACGGTGGCGGCCGCGCTGGCGCGGGCGGAACGCGCCAACCCCTCCCTGGCCGCCATCCGCGCCCGCTACCAAGCGCTCAAAGCGGTGCCTTCGCAAGTTGGGAGCTTGCCCGACCCCGAAGTCAGCTTCAACGCGTTGAATCTGCCCGTGGATACTTTCGATATCCCCCAGGAGCCCATGACCCAATTGCAGTTCGGAATCAGTCAGGCGATTCCCTTTCCCGGCAAATTGAGGCTTAGGGAAGAGGCGGCCGAGTGGGAAGCGAGAGCGGCGGGTGATGCCGTCGAAGAAAGGCGGCTCCGGCTCCTGCGCGACGTGGAGAAGCTCTGGTGGCGGGTGTTCTATTTGGATCGGGCGCTGGAGATCATCACCGCCAACCAGGATCTTTTGCGCCAGTTCGTGGAGATCGCCCAAACCAAATACAAGGTCGGTCAAGGGCTTCAGCAGGACGTGCTGCTGGCGCAACTGGAACTGTCGCGGCTGTTGGATCGGCAGCTGCAATTGAAAGGCCTCAGAACTCAGGAAACGGCGCGCTTGAACGCGCTTCTCGATCGACCCGCCGATGCTGCCGTGCAACTGCCCGACAAGGTGGAACCGCACCTGGACCAAGCGCCTTCGGAGAAAGTGCTGTTCACCCTCGCAGAGCAATCCAGACCGCTTCTGGCCCGTTTTCAAAACCAGATCGAAGCGGCGCGATCCCGGGTTGAACTGGCCGAAAAAGAATTGCTTCCCGACTTCAAAGTAGGCGCCTTCCACGGCTTCCGCAGCGGCCAGAATCCAGACGGCACCAGCCGCCCCGATTTTTTGAGTTTGAAGTTGAGCATGAGCGTCCCGCTCTACTTTTCCCGCAAACAAGCCAAAGCGGTGGATCAGCGGCAAAGCGAGCTGATCCGCGAACAGTTCCAGTGGCAGGACGTCTGGAACCAAGTGCGCGCCGAGATCTCGGCGGCCCTGGCCGATTACCGCCGCGCCCGCGAACAAGTCATTTTGTTCGATCAGGGCATCATTCCCCAGGCCCGCCAGACGGTGGCCTCAATGCTCGCCGGTTACCAGGTAGGCAAGGTGGATTTCCTCAATCTGGTGTCGGCGGAGATCACCCTCTACAACTACCAAATCCAATACTGGAAGACCCTGGCCGACGCCCGCCAGGCACGCGCGACACTTTGGGCCGCCGTCGGTGGAATTGCCCCCCACCCAACCCTCCCCCCAGCGGGGGGAGGGCCAGGGAGGGGGGAGAAAAACGGAGAGAAGCACCATGCCGATTAA